In the Mycolicibacter minnesotensis genome, GGACGGCCGGATCCCGCGTTGGGGCAATGGTGGTCGGACATCGACGAATTGGTGGCGGAGCGCAGCCGCTCGGTGGCGGCCGCAGCCGGTGACGTCGACGCACTGTGCGAGATGAACGCGGCAGCCGATGTTTAACGTCACCCGACTACTCGACGTCGAATCCGGCGAACGCGACCGGGTGCTCACCGCCATCCGCACGGTGGCCGAACGCAGCGGGGCTCTGCGATGGATCGTCGAACCGACCGATACCGGCTCACGCAACGGCGGGGATGTGTTGGCGCATCTGCGTTTCCCCGATGAATCAGCGTGGCGGATCGCCGAACCGCAGCTTGCGGCTGCGCTGGCCGACCCTGCGATCACCCGAATCAACGGCGCGACGTATGCGGGCACTCCGATCGGCACCGGTAAGCCCGCGACGGTGTACCGGACGCTGCTGCTACGGGTGCAACCGGACACCTCGACGCAGACTCTGACGCGGTTCGAGTCGGAGCTGAAATCGATGCCCGGCTATGTCGGGACCATGTGCGCGTGGCAGCTGAGCCGGGTGACCGAACCGACCGGATCCACTGAGTGGACGCATGTGTTCGAGCAGGAGTTCACCGATGTCGCCGGGCTGATGGGGCCATATCTGATGCATCCGATCCACTGGGCGGTGGTGGACCGGTGGTTCGACCCCGAGACCACCGAGGTGATCGTTCGCGATCGGGTGTGCCACAGCTTCTGCGCGATCGACCGTGCCGTCCTTCAACCGTGACGACCCGCCGGAAATCACAGTCCGGCAGGCAGGATGTTGGGATTGGCGGCCGCGGGCGGCTCGAGCGACGGAAGCACGGTGGCGCCATCCAGGCTGTGCACGGCGAGCTGCTGGGACCAGGGGTAATGCAGGCTGAACGCGACGAGGCCGGTGCGCTCGGCGGCCGGTAGATGGCACATCGCCAACACCGTTTCGGCCAGATACTCCACCGGCTCGGTCGGGAACGAATCGGGTATCAGGCTGTCTGCACCCGGTGTCCGGATAGCGCTCGAGGGTCCTACGACGTTGACGGCGATGTTGGAATCCACCAGTTCAGCCGCAACGCCCTGGGAGAGCCGGTGCAGTGCCGCCTTCATCGACGCGTAGATCACATCCCCGGACGACTTGTTGTAGTCGCGGTAGGGGCGCTCCGGAGCCAGGCCGGTGACGGATCCGATGTTGACGATCCAGCCCGCACCTTGCCGGCGCATGTGTGGAATCGCCTGCTGAATCAGCACAAACGGCGTGCGCACATAGTGTTCGACGGTGCGATCGAAGGTCTGGATCGGCATTGTTTCGATGACCGAGTAGTCGGCATATCCGGCGTTGTTGACCAAGATGTCGATGCGGCCCGTCCGGTCGACCACCTCGTCGATCAAGCCGGCACGCTGGCGGGTGTCCTCCAGATCGGCGGCGATGCCGAATGCCTTGCCGCCCGCTGCCTCGATCAGTTCGACGGTCTCGGCGATCGTGCCCGGCAGGGCCTCCGTGTGGCCTGCGCGGGTCGACGGCGACGTGCGGAGAGAGCGTGCGGTGACGGCTACCGTAGCTCCTTCGGCAGCCAGTCGCTGAGCGACTGCCCGCCCGATTCCCCGACTGCTTCCGGTCACCAATGCGGTTTTACCGCTGAGCAATCCGGTCATCGGAGGATGAAGTCTCCCTCGATCGGAGCACGGTGACTCTGCCAGACATCGATCAGCCGGAACGGGAAGGCGGTGACAATTCGACCGCCACCGGAGCGGTAGTAGGTGTGGGCGGTGGGCGTGTGGCACCACACCGTGTCGGCCATCGCCCTGTCGATCTCGCTGACGTAGGTCTCGAACGCTTCCGGGGTGACCTCGATGGTCGGCACGCCGCGCTGCGCCATCAGCTGGAGGCATTCCATCACGTAGTGCACCATCACCTCCACACCGAAGTTGTGTCCGGCACCGTGCCCCGGGCTGTAGTTGGGCGCCGACGAGATGAACATGTTCGGGAAGCCGGGAACCATGCCACCGCGGTAGGCACTTGGACTGTCTCCCCAGACCTCACTGAGCTTGACACCGTCGCGGCCCCGGATATCGACCGTCGACAAGAAATCGAGGTGGTAGCCGGTGGCGTAGATGATGACGTCCAGGTCGATCTGCCGACCGTCCTGGGTAACGATCCCACGTTCGTTGACCCGCGCAGGCTCGCTGGCCTCCACGTCGACGTGCGGCTTGGCCAACGCAGCGTAGTAACCGCCGGGGTCACGAATGATGCGCTTGCCGTAGGGCGCGAAGTCGGGGGTGACCTTCTTCGCCAACTCCGAGCCCGCGCCGAATACCCGGTCGATGTAATCCAGGCACATCCGCAGCAACACGTCGTTGGCCGGCGAGATCGACAAGTGGTCGGCCGCCCATTCCGGGTCCCGCAGGATCACCGGATAGTTGTTGTCGGCGGTGCCCCAGAACGACTTGAGCCGATTCCAGTTGGCGTAGAACGGGATATGAGTGTTGAGCCAGCGGCGGGACTCGGGCACGTCGTCGGTGAGTCGCTTGCGAGGCGCCACCCAGTGCGGCTGACGTTGAAAGACCGTGAGGTGCTCGACCTCGCCGACGCAGGCGTCGACGATCTGCACCGCGGTGCATCCGGCGCCGATGATCGCCACCGTCTTGCCGCGCAAGTCCAAGTCCGAGTCCCACTCGGCGGAGTGGATGCTCACGCCGGCGAAGGAATCCTTGCCCGCAAGGTCAGGCCACCGTGGGCGGTTGAGGTAGCCGACAGCCGGAATCACCGCATTGGCATAGCTGACCTCACGGGTGCCGTCTGGACCGACCGCGTGGATCTGCCACAGCCGGCGTTCCTCGTCCCACAACAGCGCCTCCACCTCGGTGCTGAATCGGGTGTGGTCCCGCAGATTGTTTTCGGTGGCGACCGACTCCAGGTACTTCTGGTACTCAGCGCCCTGCGGATAGTAGCTCGACCACCCACCGTTGATGTCGCGCGACAGCGAGTAGTAGGCCGAGGGCGTGTCAACACCGATGCCCGGGTACACGGCGGTGTACCAGGTGCCACCGACCTCGTCGTTGCGGTCGATGATCTCGTAATCGATTCCGGCATCAGCGCATTCCAGCGCGGCGGCCATCCCCGCAATCCCGGCGCCGATGATGACCACCTTGAAGTCCGTCGGAAGCTCGGCGGTCCGAGGCAGCACCGGCTGCGACGGGTGGAAGCCGCCCTGCTCCAGCAGCAAGCCGACATACTCGACACTCACCTTGGTACCCAGCGCCAGTGGCGCGACTCGGGCGAACAGCGCCGGGTCATCGCTGGGCAATGCACCGGCCGGACGCGGTTGGTCGAGCGCGGCAATCACCGCGTCCACCAGCACCTGGCGGGTCTCGTCGTCGGTGACGCCGATCTGCTCCGGGGGGTCGGGCTTGAACGAGATCTTGTCGGCAAACCGGTCGACCACGGCGGGATCGCCGGTCAGTTGGGCCAGCACCGCAACCAGGACCCCGGCATCCGCCTGACGCAGGTAACTGCGCAGCTCAGCTGGCCCCGAGCCCATGTGGTCGGCCGTCACGGTCGCATCGGTCGTCATCGAACCTCCTTGCTCGTGCCCCGAGTATGTGGCCGTCGCGGACGATCCGACCGGCCCGTGTCTACTGAGCGGGACGCGGCTTGCCCGCAACCGCCGCGGCGGCCCTACAGTCCGGGGCATGAACGAGCTCGATGCCGTCCTCGGTTCGGCGCGCAGTCACGCGCTGGGCGACATTCCGCGACGCTCGGCCCGCAGACAACCGGACAAGGTAGCTGTGATCGACGGCGATGTCTGTCTGACTTTCGCCGAATTCGAGCGCCTTGTCGATCGTGCCGCAGCCGCGTTGCAGGACAACGGCTTCGGTCCCGGCGACCGGCTCGCGCTTCTGGCGCACAACTGCTGGCAGTACGCGGTGCTGGCCTTCGCGACCGCTCGCGCCGCCGTCGTGCTGGTGCCGATCAACTTCATGCTGACCGCCGAGGAGATCTCGTTCATCCTGGACCACAGCAAAGCCACCGGGATGCTCGTCGAAGCCGATCTGGTGCCCACCGCCCAGGCAGCGATGCAGCTCGGCGGGAGTGTGCGTACCACTGCCGCGATCGTCCTGCCCGGGCAGATGCTGCCGCCCGGCTGGGATGACTTCGATCAGTGGCTGGCAACCTCCTCAGCGGCTCCCGCGCCGTATGTCGCCGACGATCAAATGATCCGGCTGATGTACACCAGCGGGACCGAGGCGCAGCCCAAGGGTGCGATGCACTCGACTCGCAGCCTGATGGGCAACTACATCAGCTCGATCATCGCCGGCTCGATGGAAGGCACCGACATCGCCGTTCACTCGCTGCCGCTGTATCACTGCGCGCAACTCGACAACTTCTTGACCCCTGCCGTCTACCTCGGTGCCACCAGTGTCATTCTTCCCCGAGCGGATCCCGAGCTGGTGCTGCGCACAATCGAAAAATATG is a window encoding:
- a CDS encoding SDR family NAD(P)-dependent oxidoreductase, which translates into the protein MTGLLSGKTALVTGSSRGIGRAVAQRLAAEGATVAVTARSLRTSPSTRAGHTEALPGTIAETVELIEAAGGKAFGIAADLEDTRQRAGLIDEVVDRTGRIDILVNNAGYADYSVIETMPIQTFDRTVEHYVRTPFVLIQQAIPHMRRQGAGWIVNIGSVTGLAPERPYRDYNKSSGDVIYASMKAALHRLSQGVAAELVDSNIAVNVVGPSSAIRTPGADSLIPDSFPTEPVEYLAETVLAMCHLPAAERTGLVAFSLHYPWSQQLAVHSLDGATVLPSLEPPAAANPNILPAGL
- a CDS encoding Dabb family protein, producing the protein MFNVTRLLDVESGERDRVLTAIRTVAERSGALRWIVEPTDTGSRNGGDVLAHLRFPDESAWRIAEPQLAAALADPAITRINGATYAGTPIGTGKPATVYRTLLLRVQPDTSTQTLTRFESELKSMPGYVGTMCAWQLSRVTEPTGSTEWTHVFEQEFTDVAGLMGPYLMHPIHWAVVDRWFDPETTEVIVRDRVCHSFCAIDRAVLQP
- a CDS encoding flavin-containing monooxygenase, with protein sequence MTTDATVTADHMGSGPAELRSYLRQADAGVLVAVLAQLTGDPAVVDRFADKISFKPDPPEQIGVTDDETRQVLVDAVIAALDQPRPAGALPSDDPALFARVAPLALGTKVSVEYVGLLLEQGGFHPSQPVLPRTAELPTDFKVVIIGAGIAGMAAALECADAGIDYEIIDRNDEVGGTWYTAVYPGIGVDTPSAYYSLSRDINGGWSSYYPQGAEYQKYLESVATENNLRDHTRFSTEVEALLWDEERRLWQIHAVGPDGTREVSYANAVIPAVGYLNRPRWPDLAGKDSFAGVSIHSAEWDSDLDLRGKTVAIIGAGCTAVQIVDACVGEVEHLTVFQRQPHWVAPRKRLTDDVPESRRWLNTHIPFYANWNRLKSFWGTADNNYPVILRDPEWAADHLSISPANDVLLRMCLDYIDRVFGAGSELAKKVTPDFAPYGKRIIRDPGGYYAALAKPHVDVEASEPARVNERGIVTQDGRQIDLDVIIYATGYHLDFLSTVDIRGRDGVKLSEVWGDSPSAYRGGMVPGFPNMFISSAPNYSPGHGAGHNFGVEVMVHYVMECLQLMAQRGVPTIEVTPEAFETYVSEIDRAMADTVWCHTPTAHTYYRSGGGRIVTAFPFRLIDVWQSHRAPIEGDFILR